In the genome of Armatimonadota bacterium, the window GAGTCGCCGGCCGAAGGTCACCACGGCACCTCCCGCAGATGGCCCGAGCGGTACAGCATGGCCAGCAGCTCCGCCACCGCGTGGTACAGGGCGGGCGGGATCATGCGGCCGAGAGGAACCCCGCGGTACAGGGCCCACGCGAGGGGCGGGTTTGTGACCACGGGAACCCGATGGCGGGCCGCCTCCTCCCGGATGCGCTCCGCCACCTTCCGGGCGCCCTTCGCCACCACCACGGGCGCGGGCGCTTCCCGGGGAGCGTACCGGAGGGCCACGGCCACGTGCACGGGGTTGGTGACCACCACCGTGGCCCTGGCCACGTCCCGCAGCATCCGCCGCCGGGCGAGCTCCCGAGCCCGAGCCCGCTGCCGGGATCGCACGAGGGGATCACCCTCCGTCTCCCGGAGCTCCTCCCGCACCTCCTGCTTGGTCATGCGCAGGGCACGCTCGTACTCGAACCGCTGGTACAGGTAGTCCAATCCCCCGAGGAGGGCCAGGGCCAGGGCACCCCGCAGGACCACCGCGTGGACGGTTGTCCCCATCCAGCCCGCGAGGACCGCGGGGGAGGAGATGGCGGGAGGAATCTGTGACACCACCTCCCGCAACGGCCCCCACACCGCCACAGCCACCGCGGCCACCTTCAGGAGGGCCTTCAAGCCCTCCACCACGGAGCGCAGGGAGAAGAGCCGCTCCAGGGCCCGCAGGGGGTTGAGGCGGTCCAGGCTCGGCTCCAGGAGCTTCCCGCTGAACAGACCTCCGGTCTGGGCCGTGCCCGTGGCGAGCCCGGCCACCAGGGCCGCGCCCACCACGGGTCCCACAAGCCAGGCGGCGGCCACCACCCCTTCCGCCACGAGGGCCCCGAGCCGGCCGGGATCCGGGGCGCTCAGCACGCGCCGGGTGTACTCCGCGTATGCGGAAAACCCGCTGGGGAGGACGAGGGCACCCACCACGACCGCGGCCAGGAGGGCCGCGCTTTGCGTGAGGTCCTGACTGCGGGCCACCTGCCCCCTGCGCCGGGCCTCCTGCCGGCGCCTGGGGGTTGCGGGCTCCGTGCGTTGGCTTGCCATGGCGTCCTGGAGGGGTATGCAAAGGCCGTGCCGGGAACTAGGCGAGGTCCACGGAGGCGAGGCTTGCCACCTCCGCGAGCAGGTCCGCGAGTCCCACCAGCAGGAGGGGAATCTCGTCCGCGCTCAGCCCCAGACGCCGGAGGGCTCCTTCGCTGCACCGGTGAAGCAGCTGATCCGTTCCCACGCCGACCCCCAGCATGAGGCAGAGGGCGTCCGCCACGTGCACCGCGTCCGCGAGCCCGGGGTCCTCGGGCTCGTCGGGCCGGTGGTGGTACGCGATGGCGGTGATGAGGGGGTCCGGCAGGTTCCACCGCCGGGCGGCCTCCGCGCCCACCTGCGCGTGGTCACAGCCCAGAACGGCTCGTTCCGCCTCCACGAAGTCCATCCCGCCTGCCACGGCTTCCAGCACCGCCGGGTACTGCTCCTGGAGGGCGCTGCTGAGGGCCAGTTTGCCGATGTCGTGCAGCAGCCCCGCCACGAAGGCCGCCTCCGCATCCCGTTCCCGGCTGCCCGCGAGCCGGCGCGCGACGGTGGCCACGGCCAGGGAGTGCTGCCACAGCTGCACCCGATCCAGGCCGTATCCGGGCGCCCCGGGACGGAAGGCGTCGTAGGCCACCGCGCTGACCAACAGACTGCGCACCGCGGCGAATCCCACCAGCACCACCGCCTCCCGCAGGGTCGCCACGCGCCGGGCCCGGAGGTAGAGGGCGGAGTTCGCGAGCCGGAGGACCCGGGCCGCCAGCACCGGATCCCTTCCGAGCGCCGAGGCCACCTCCTCCGCGGAGGTGTTGAGGTCATCGAGGAGCTGCATGGCCTCCACCACGTGGGCGGGAAACGGCTTCAGCGTCTCGAAGGCCATCAGGATCCGGTCCGGGATGCGGCTCACGGCCCCCTCCGCAGGAGCTGCGCCACGGCCCGCAGGGCCCGGGCAAACTCCGCCTCCACGCCCCCGAGCAGGTACGGCATAAACAGCCCCACCAGCACCAGTCCCACCCCCACCTTGAGGGGGAGGCTCACGAGGAAGACGTTCACCTGCGGCGCGGCCCTCGCCGCCAGGGCAATTCCTACCTCCACCGCGAGGGATGCCACGAGGAAGGGGGCTGCGAGCTGCACCCCGCTCAGAAAGCTCGCGGCGGCCAACTCCACCGCCCACCCGCTCACGGGGCCCGCGGGCGGGAAGGCGGTCAGGGGCAACCGGGAAAAGCTCGCTCCTACCAGGCGCAGAGCGTGGTGGTGGGCGTCCGTGGCGAGGTACAGGACGGTGGCGAGGATGGTCCAAAGCTGCGCGAGGATCGTAGACTCCGTGCCGTGCACCGGATCCACGAGGTGTCCCGTGCCGAGTCCCAGGCTCACCTCGGCCATCTGGGCCGCCACCTGCACCGTGGCGAACGCGAGGGCCACTCCCCATCCCAGGAAGAGGCCCACGCTCAGCTCCTTCACCAGCAGGGCCCCGAACACCGACGCGCTCTCTGGGACCGGCATCCGCGCCGCGGGGACGGTGGCGGCCAGGCACAGGCCCAGCCCTACCCGGGCGGGGACAGGAACCCGGGGACCACCCAGGGCCGGGAGGACCAGGAGGAAGCCGGATACCCGGGCGGCACCCAGCAGGAACGGCAACAGGAACCCCCACTCCGGCATCACCGCACCAGGTCCGGAAGCGCCCGCAGGAGCGCGGCGGTGAACCCCAGGAGTCGCTGGGCCATCCATGGCCCCAGGAGGGCCGCCACCACGCCGACTGCCACCATCTTGGGGACGAAGGATAGGGTGGCCTCCTGCACCTGAGTGAGTACCTGCAGCAGGCTCACCACCACGCCCACGAGGAGGGCGGTGGTGAGCACGGGCAGGGCCACCAGGGCCGCCACGGTGGCGGCCTGCTGGGCGAGGGCAATCAGGGCGTCCAGGTTCATCGGAAGCCTGCCAGGAGGGCCCGGGCCACCAGGTGCCACCCGTCCACGAAGACGAACAGCAGCAGCTTGAAGGGCAGGGAGATCAGGACGGGCGGCAGCATCAGCATGCCCAGGGAGAGCAGGACGCTACTGACGACCATGTCCACCACGAGGAAAGGGATGAACAGCAACGAGCCCAGGAGGAAGGCGGTACGGAGCTCGCTCACCACGAAGGCGGGGATGAGCACGTAGGTGGGCACGTCGTCCGGCCGGCGGGGACGCGGGAAACGTCCCATGGAGAGGAAGAGGGCCAAGTCCGCCTCCCGGGTCTGCCGCAGCATGAACTCCCGGAAGGGCCGGAGGGTTCGGTCCAGGGCCGCCTGCTGTCCCAGCTCCCCCCGGAGATAGGGCTGCAGGCCCTCCCGGTTCGCACGGTCCAGGGTGGGCGCCATGGTGAAGAGGGTCAAAAACAGCGCCAGTCCCACCACCACCTGGTTGGGAGGGATGGTGGGCACCCCGATGGCGCTGCGGACCAGGGAGAGCACGATCACGATGCGGGTAAAGGAGGTCATGAGGATCAGCAGGGCCGGGGCCGTGGCCAGCACGGTCAGCAGCAGGAGGACCTGCAGGGTACTGGAGAGCTGCTGGGGAGAGTCCGAGGTCCCCACCCGCAGCTCCACCACGGGGAGCGGCGCGGCGAAGGCGGGTGCCGCGAGCACCAGCACCCCAAGGAACGCGAGAGCCCACCGCCTCACCGTCGCTCCTCCCCCGGCCGTCTCAGGCGCCGGGCCGCGGCCCGGATCTTCTCCCCGAAGGTCTCCTCCTCTTCCACAGGTGCGGGGCCCAGCTCCGCGAGCACGGAGAGCTGGCTTCCGAGCAGCAGCCTTTTCCCCTCCACCTCCACCACGTACAGCGCGTGCTGAGGACCCAGCCGGGCCACCTCCCGCAGCCGCACCGTGGAGGAACTCCCACCGGGCCCCATCCGCAGCAGGAGGGAGCGGGTGAGGAGGACGAGCCCCACCACCAGCACGAGACCGGCCAGGGCCCGGAGGAGCAGGGAAGCCGGGTGGACCTCCGGGGCAGGGGGCGGGGCAGCCGCAAACAGCAGGGGGCTCACGTGCGGTCCTCCGCGCCGCGGCCCAGGGTGCGCAGGCGCTGCTCGGGGCTCAGGATCTCCGTGACCCGGACCCCGAAGTTCTCCTCGATGACCACCACCTCGCCCCGGGCGAACAGCCGGTCGTTCACGTACAGGTCCACGGGCTCTCCCGCGGCCCGCTCGAGCTCGATCACGGCCCCGATCCCCAGGGAGAGCACGTCCCGGATCCGCATCCGGGTGCGGCCCAGCTCCACGGTGACCTGCAGGGGCACATCCAGCAGCAGGTCCAGGTTTCGGTCGGGGCTGCTGGCACGTCGTGGTTCCAGGGGCTCGAACTCCACGGGCCGCACCGTGGGCGCGGGCGATGCGAGGGAGGGTTGAGGGGGAGGGGGCGGAGAACCTGCCACCCGTCGAGCCGCCTGGGTGCTCCGCTCCACCAGCTGCGGGAGCACGGAGGCCTCGTAGATCTGGTAGAAGGTGGTCTCCGGCAGCCCTTCCACCTTGAGGTGGAAGGTCACCCGGACCACCTCATCGCTCGGTTGGAGAAGCCGCTCCACCGCCTCCTCGGTCTCCAGCACCGCCACCTTGGGAGGTGAGATGGTGACGGGAGAACCCAGGAACTCCGCGAGGGCGGTGCTCGCGGAGCCCATCATCTGGTTCATGGCCTCCCCGATTCCGCTGAGCAGGAGCTCCCGATCCAGGGGCCGGGCTGCGGAACCGTCCCCGCCCATCATGAGGTCCACGAGCACCCGGACGTCCTCGTCCCGCAGGAGGAGGTAGCTGTGACTCGTGACGGCTCCGGACGTGTGCACGCCGACCCCCACGTGCCCCACGAGAGAACTCCGGTCCACCTCGGACCACCGGAGGAGCTCCGCCTTCGGTGCGGTGATGTGCACCCGCCGCCGCACCAGTTGCGAGAGGGTGGTGGCCGCGGAGCCCATGCCGATGTTGGAGAGCTCCGCAAGCAAATCCAGGGGGTCCACCGGGTACGGCTCAGCCATGGCGGGCGTTCGCCTCCTGACCCAGGATCTGCACCGCGAGCCGGCGCCCCACCCGGCCCGGCCGACCGGAGAACACCGGGACTCCCTCCACCAGCACCTGGAGGGCCTCGTGGGCCCGGCGATCCAGACGGATCACGTCGTTGGGCCCCAGGCTCATGAGGTCTCCCAGGGGGACCCAGGCCCGGCCCAGCTCCACCTGCACGGGGACGTGGGTGTCCTCCACCGCCCGCTGGAGCAGCTCGGTCTGCACGGTGCGGGAAGGCGCCCGGAACAGGGTGGTGGCGCTCAGTAGGCTCAGGATCGGCTGCAGCAACAGGTACGGGAGACAGAGGTTCATCCGGTAGGAGTGTTGCGGGGTGTCCACCTGGAAGTACACGAGCAGCACCACGTCCGTGGGTCCCGCGATGTGGGCGAACTGAGGGTTTGTCTCCATCCCCACCAGGACCGGCCGCACATCCGCCACGGACTGCCAGGCGTCGTGCAACAGCGGGAGCAGCCGCTGCATCAGACGCTCCACCAGGCCCCGCTCCAGCTCCGTAAGGGGACGCAGAGGTTGATCCGCTCGACCGGGTCCACCCAGCAACCGATCCACCATGGCCAGGGCCAGGCTGTTGCTGAACTCCAGGAGGGCCCGCCCTTCCAAGGGTTCCAGCCGGAACAGCACGATGACCGTGGGAGAGGGGATGGAGCGGACGAACTCCTCGTAGCTGAGCTGCTCCACGGATCGCACGCTGACCGCGATGGGGCTCCGGAGGTGCACGGAGAGGGCCATGCCCGCCATCCGCGCGAAGGCGCCGTGGAGGATGGAGACCGTGCGCAGCTGGTCCTTGGAGAACCGATCCGGACGGCGGAAGTCGTACGGCCGGACCCGGCGCTCCTCAGGGGGAGGCGTGGATTCCGGGGTCACCTGGCCCGATCGAAGGGCCGAGATGAGCTGGTCGATCTCCGCCTGCGAGAGGAGCTCATCCGTCATTGGGCCACGAACTCCGAGAAGTACACGGCCTTCACGTGGAACCGACTGTCCTTGGCCTCCTCGTTGAGCCGGCGCACGAGTTCCCGCCCGATCCGCTCCCGGCCCTCCGGGGTGCGGAGGGAGGAGTACCGCTGCCCAGTGAGGGTCCGGACCACCACGTCCGACCACCGGTACCGCGCCTCCGCCGCAGCCTCCTTGAGGGCTTCCCCGCCGAGCGGGGTCTCCACCTCGAGGGCGAGGGTCACCTTGAGGTAACGGAAGCCGTCCCCGGGATCCAGGTTCACCACGAATCCCCCCAGGGGGACCGTGGCGTGGTTCAGTCGAGGCTTGGTCTCCCCGCGAGGGCGCGCAAGCAGGGCCCCCGCGGCCAGGGCACCCGCCAGGAGCACCACCACGCCCATCACGAGACCCAGTTTCGCCGCACCGCGCTCGGACCGCATCCCCTGCCTCCGGCCCGAGGCCATGCAACTTCCGTGCCGGATCAGGGTCGGAGCAGGAGGATCTCCACCCGCCGGTTGCGGGCCAGGTCTTCCGGTGCGGTACCGTGCCGGACCGGGCGGCTGTCCCCGTAGCCCACGATGGTGAACCGGGTCCCGTCCGCCCCCGAAAGCTGCATCAGGCGCCGCACCACCGCCGCGGCCCGGGCGCTGCTGAGCTCCCAATTCGAGGGATAGCGGAAGGTGCGGATGGGACGGGCGTCCGCGTGCCCCTCCACCCGCACCAGGAGCTCGGACCTCCCGCGGATGGCCTGGGCCACCGCCCGGAGCACGGGCTCCGATTCCGGCCGCAGGTCCGCGCTCGCGGTGTCAAACAACAGCGGCCCCGCCATGGAGACCCGCACCCCCTCCGGGGTCACCCGCACCTCCACCTGAGCGCCCAGCCCTGCGGCGGCGACCTCCTGCAGGATCCCGCGTGCGAGGGACTGGAAACTCTCGGAGAGCGGGTCCGCGGCGGGCGTGGGGCTGGGGGCCTCCAGCTCCAGC includes:
- a CDS encoding EscU/YscU/HrcU family type III secretion system export apparatus switch protein, encoding MASQRTEPATPRRRQEARRRGQVARSQDLTQSAALLAAVVVGALVLPSGFSAYAEYTRRVLSAPDPGRLGALVAEGVVAAAWLVGPVVGAALVAGLATGTAQTGGLFSGKLLEPSLDRLNPLRALERLFSLRSVVEGLKALLKVAAVAVAVWGPLREVVSQIPPAISSPAVLAGWMGTTVHAVVLRGALALALLGGLDYLYQRFEYERALRMTKQEVREELRETEGDPLVRSRQRARARELARRRMLRDVARATVVVTNPVHVAVALRYAPREAPAPVVVAKGARKVAERIREEAARHRVPVVTNPPLAWALYRGVPLGRMIPPALYHAVAELLAMLYRSGHLREVPW
- a CDS encoding HDOD domain-containing protein — its product is MSRIPDRILMAFETLKPFPAHVVEAMQLLDDLNTSAEEVASALGRDPVLAARVLRLANSALYLRARRVATLREAVVLVGFAAVRSLLVSAVAYDAFRPGAPGYGLDRVQLWQHSLAVATVARRLAGSRERDAEAAFVAGLLHDIGKLALSSALQEQYPAVLEAVAGGMDFVEAERAVLGCDHAQVGAEAARRWNLPDPLITAIAYHHRPDEPEDPGLADAVHVADALCLMLGVGVGTDQLLHRCSEGALRRLGLSADEIPLLLVGLADLLAEVASLASVDLA
- a CDS encoding flagellar biosynthetic protein FliR encodes the protein MPEWGFLLPFLLGAARVSGFLLVLPALGGPRVPVPARVGLGLCLAATVPAARMPVPESASVFGALLVKELSVGLFLGWGVALAFATVQVAAQMAEVSLGLGTGHLVDPVHGTESTILAQLWTILATVLYLATDAHHHALRLVGASFSRLPLTAFPPAGPVSGWAVELAAASFLSGVQLAAPFLVASLAVEVGIALAARAAPQVNVFLVSLPLKVGVGLVLVGLFMPYLLGGVEAEFARALRAVAQLLRRGP
- a CDS encoding flagellar biosynthetic protein FliQ is translated as MNLDALIALAQQAATVAALVALPVLTTALLVGVVVSLLQVLTQVQEATLSFVPKMVAVGVVAALLGPWMAQRLLGFTAALLRALPDLVR
- the fliP gene encoding flagellar type III secretion system pore protein FliP (The bacterial flagellar biogenesis protein FliP forms a type III secretion system (T3SS)-type pore required for flagellar assembly.); its protein translation is MRRWALAFLGVLVLAAPAFAAPLPVVELRVGTSDSPQQLSSTLQVLLLLTVLATAPALLILMTSFTRIVIVLSLVRSAIGVPTIPPNQVVVGLALFLTLFTMAPTLDRANREGLQPYLRGELGQQAALDRTLRPFREFMLRQTREADLALFLSMGRFPRPRRPDDVPTYVLIPAFVVSELRTAFLLGSLLFIPFLVVDMVVSSVLLSLGMLMLPPVLISLPFKLLLFVFVDGWHLVARALLAGFR
- a CDS encoding flagellar biosynthetic protein FliO, with amino-acid sequence MSPLLFAAAPPPAPEVHPASLLLRALAGLVLVVGLVLLTRSLLLRMGPGGSSSTVRLREVARLGPQHALYVVEVEGKRLLLGSQLSVLAELGPAPVEEEETFGEKIRAAARRLRRPGEERR
- the fliN gene encoding flagellar motor switch protein FliN, which produces MAEPYPVDPLDLLAELSNIGMGSAATTLSQLVRRRVHITAPKAELLRWSEVDRSSLVGHVGVGVHTSGAVTSHSYLLLRDEDVRVLVDLMMGGDGSAARPLDRELLLSGIGEAMNQMMGSASTALAEFLGSPVTISPPKVAVLETEEAVERLLQPSDEVVRVTFHLKVEGLPETTFYQIYEASVLPQLVERSTQAARRVAGSPPPPPQPSLASPAPTVRPVEFEPLEPRRASSPDRNLDLLLDVPLQVTVELGRTRMRIRDVLSLGIGAVIELERAAGEPVDLYVNDRLFARGEVVVIEENFGVRVTEILSPEQRLRTLGRGAEDRT
- the fliM gene encoding flagellar motor switch protein FliM codes for the protein MTDELLSQAEIDQLISALRSGQVTPESTPPPEERRVRPYDFRRPDRFSKDQLRTVSILHGAFARMAGMALSVHLRSPIAVSVRSVEQLSYEEFVRSIPSPTVIVLFRLEPLEGRALLEFSNSLALAMVDRLLGGPGRADQPLRPLTELERGLVERLMQRLLPLLHDAWQSVADVRPVLVGMETNPQFAHIAGPTDVVLLVYFQVDTPQHSYRMNLCLPYLLLQPILSLLSATTLFRAPSRTVQTELLQRAVEDTHVPVQVELGRAWVPLGDLMSLGPNDVIRLDRRAHEALQVLVEGVPVFSGRPGRVGRRLAVQILGQEANARHG
- a CDS encoding flagellar basal body-associated FliL family protein, which translates into the protein MRSERGAAKLGLVMGVVVLLAGALAAGALLARPRGETKPRLNHATVPLGGFVVNLDPGDGFRYLKVTLALEVETPLGGEALKEAAAEARYRWSDVVVRTLTGQRYSSLRTPEGRERIGRELVRRLNEEAKDSRFHVKAVYFSEFVAQ
- a CDS encoding flagellar motor protein MotB, whose amino-acid sequence is MRRRRNGAQTGGGHGGGGLERWLVTYADLITLLMAYFIMVYSLSQLDLAKFRKVLAGFRASTASLGLLEGGQGVLPGGSGVLELEAPSPTPAADPLSESFQSLARGILQEVAAAGLGAQVEVRVTPEGVRVSMAGPLLFDTASADLRPESEPVLRAVAQAIRGRSELLVRVEGHADARPIRTFRYPSNWELSSARAAAVVRRLMQLSGADGTRFTIVGYGDSRPVRHGTAPEDLARNRRVEILLLRP